The Belonocnema kinseyi isolate 2016_QV_RU_SX_M_011 chromosome 10, B_treatae_v1, whole genome shotgun sequence genome has a window encoding:
- the LOC117182270 gene encoding dystrophin-1-like isoform X1, protein MMNENNKASNSNETGTFQERRNLSNCNSGAVVKTEWDHRMMEEVLRSLNECNVIRYASYRTASKMQVLHRSLNMQCVQLELIAGVFERHRLSVTENSVTLDVHEVEDVLSDIYFAAQKEGSASFSVDLATKLAVNYIFRTFNKSYEDNILVFSVKVALTLVSSAKLEEKYGYLFHQLADHNACLSEAALLTLLSNICKVTEMLGESVAYGNHLIRSSVENCFRESQGCLGVTEAEFARWLMEEPPLLTWISTLNRMKSAENIVHNIKCSSCKSTPVLGPRYSCLRCAGYHQCQTCFLFGKMSGKHKLKHPVREYCIKTTNKEVTKLIIELIRNKLMLCPTRSVMSALEDSSPDADLNRKKAFDTISVRSTIKRRICKDPQKELQSIISRLEEENRQLQSELQEISGAKVERLQHHRVAIQSQLERLKVLKNHLFEQTPPHANLVQSTPMVHPTSSRVTPLPLAFALSPIIHQGSVGQHDDEMLYNNKESSSRHTTGRTSTDSAFNDLSERSRIELSTWIGGGKSDFTPRDSGFSQWLGPKDESSNKGYKLTEKAIADSSFMLSGNSNYFPAVNMPRDNTLYSLQRPDKHSQHSSLQNIQGDLSDILDRLQNMVANDCLLDETFSADNNCELKRAATEMEDLLTGLIEGMESRKTKLTTIV, encoded by the exons ATGATGAATG AAAATAACAAAGCGAGTAACTCAAATGAAACAGGCACTTTCCAGGAAAGGAGGAATCTGTCCAACTGTAACAG TGGTGCGGTTGTGAAAACAGAGTGGGATCATCGAATGATGGAAGAGGTTTTACGATCCTTGAATGAGTGCAATGTCATTCGGTACGCATCCTATAGGACAGCGTCCAAGATGCAAGTTCTACATAGAAGTCTGAACA tgCAATGTGTGCAGTTGGAGTTGATAGCAGGCGTTTTCGAACGCCATAGATTATCAGTGACAGAGAATTCTGTAACATTAGATGTACACGAAGTGGAAGATGTATTGTCTGATATATATTTTGCGGCGCAAAAAGAAGGAAGCGCCAGTTTTAGTGTAGACCTCGCCACGAAATTAGCAGTCAACTacatatttagaacttttaataa GAGTTACGAAGATAATATCTTGGTATTTTCGGTAAAAGTAGCTTTAACTTTGGTGAGCTCTGCTAAATTAGAAGAGAAGTATGGCTATTTATTTCACCAACTTGCTGATCATAACGCTTGTTTGTCGGAAGCTGCATTGCTCACATTACTATCAAACATTTGCAAAGTAACTGAGATGCTGGGCGAGAGTGTAGCTTACGGAAATCATCTTATACGTTCGAGTGTTGAAAACTGTTTTAGAGAg TCTCAAGGATGTCTTGGAGTAACTGAAGCAGAATTTGCGAGATGGTTGATGGAAGAGCCACCCTTATTGACATGGATTTCAACGCTGAATCGGATGAAGTCGGCAGAAAACA TTGTTCACAATATTAAATGCTCCTCTTGCAAATCAACCCCAGTCCTTGGACCTCGATATTCGTGCTTGAGGTGTGCTGGTTATCACCAATGCCAAACGTGTTTCTTATTTGGCAAAATGTCGGGAAAACACAAGTTAAAACATCCAGTTCGTGAGTATTGTATAAAG aCTACTAATAAAGAGGTGACGAAactaattattgaattaatacgAAACAAACTAATGCTGTGTCCAACTCGATCTGTCATGAGTGCTTTGGAAGATTCTTCGCCCGATGCTGATCT CAACCGTAAGAAAGCTTTCGATACCATATCAGTGAGAAGCACAATTAAGCGGAGAATATGCAAAGATCCTCAGAAAGAGCTGCAGAGTATTATCAGTCGACTAGAAGAAGAAAACAGACAATTGCAGTCAGAACTACAAGAAATAAGTGGCGCTAAAGTCGAGAGGTTACAACATCATAGGGTTGCCATCCAATCTCAGTTAGAGCGTCTTAAAGTCTTAAAG AATCATCTTTTTGAACAAACTCCACCCCATGCTAATTTAGTACAAAGTACTCCTATGGTACATCCAACTTCATCACGAGTCACGCCTCTTCCTTTGGCCTTTGCACTGAGTCCTATTATTCATCAAGGAAGTGTAGGACAACACGATGATGAAATGTTATATAACAATAAAGAATCATCGAGCCGACATACTACTGGTAGAACATCCACTGATTCGGCGTTTAATGATTTGTCGGAACGTTCACGAATTGAGTTAAGCACTTGGATTGGAG GAGGTAAAAGTGATTTTACTCCACGTGATAGTGGCTTTTCTCAGTGGCTGGGACCGAAAGATGAAAGCAGCAATAAAGGATACAAACTTACGGAAAAAGCGATTGCCGATAGCAGTTTTATGTTGTCCGGTAATTCGAATTATTTTCCAGCAGTCAATATGCCCCGCGATAACACACTTTACTCCCTTCAGCGACCCGACAAACACTCCCAACACAGCAGCCTTCAAAATATTCAAGGAGATCTCAGTGACATTTTGGACAGATTGCAAAATATGGTAGCGAACGATTGTTTGCTCGATG aGACTTTCAGTGCCGACAATAACTGCGAATTGAAACGTGCTGCAACTGAAATGGAAGATTTATTAACAGGATTAATTGAAGGTATGGAATCTCGTAAAACTAAACTCACAACGATCGTGTAA
- the LOC117182270 gene encoding dystrophin-1-like isoform X2, with amino-acid sequence MMEEVLRSLNECNVIRYASYRTASKMQVLHRSLNMQCVQLELIAGVFERHRLSVTENSVTLDVHEVEDVLSDIYFAAQKEGSASFSVDLATKLAVNYIFRTFNKSYEDNILVFSVKVALTLVSSAKLEEKYGYLFHQLADHNACLSEAALLTLLSNICKVTEMLGESVAYGNHLIRSSVENCFRESQGCLGVTEAEFARWLMEEPPLLTWISTLNRMKSAENIVHNIKCSSCKSTPVLGPRYSCLRCAGYHQCQTCFLFGKMSGKHKLKHPVREYCIKTTNKEVTKLIIELIRNKLMLCPTRSVMSALEDSSPDADLNRKKAFDTISVRSTIKRRICKDPQKELQSIISRLEEENRQLQSELQEISGAKVERLQHHRVAIQSQLERLKVLKNHLFEQTPPHANLVQSTPMVHPTSSRVTPLPLAFALSPIIHQGSVGQHDDEMLYNNKESSSRHTTGRTSTDSAFNDLSERSRIELSTWIGGGKSDFTPRDSGFSQWLGPKDESSNKGYKLTEKAIADSSFMLSGNSNYFPAVNMPRDNTLYSLQRPDKHSQHSSLQNIQGDLSDILDRLQNMVANDCLLDETFSADNNCELKRAATEMEDLLTGLIEGMESRKTKLTTIV; translated from the exons ATGATGGAAGAGGTTTTACGATCCTTGAATGAGTGCAATGTCATTCGGTACGCATCCTATAGGACAGCGTCCAAGATGCAAGTTCTACATAGAAGTCTGAACA tgCAATGTGTGCAGTTGGAGTTGATAGCAGGCGTTTTCGAACGCCATAGATTATCAGTGACAGAGAATTCTGTAACATTAGATGTACACGAAGTGGAAGATGTATTGTCTGATATATATTTTGCGGCGCAAAAAGAAGGAAGCGCCAGTTTTAGTGTAGACCTCGCCACGAAATTAGCAGTCAACTacatatttagaacttttaataa GAGTTACGAAGATAATATCTTGGTATTTTCGGTAAAAGTAGCTTTAACTTTGGTGAGCTCTGCTAAATTAGAAGAGAAGTATGGCTATTTATTTCACCAACTTGCTGATCATAACGCTTGTTTGTCGGAAGCTGCATTGCTCACATTACTATCAAACATTTGCAAAGTAACTGAGATGCTGGGCGAGAGTGTAGCTTACGGAAATCATCTTATACGTTCGAGTGTTGAAAACTGTTTTAGAGAg TCTCAAGGATGTCTTGGAGTAACTGAAGCAGAATTTGCGAGATGGTTGATGGAAGAGCCACCCTTATTGACATGGATTTCAACGCTGAATCGGATGAAGTCGGCAGAAAACA TTGTTCACAATATTAAATGCTCCTCTTGCAAATCAACCCCAGTCCTTGGACCTCGATATTCGTGCTTGAGGTGTGCTGGTTATCACCAATGCCAAACGTGTTTCTTATTTGGCAAAATGTCGGGAAAACACAAGTTAAAACATCCAGTTCGTGAGTATTGTATAAAG aCTACTAATAAAGAGGTGACGAAactaattattgaattaatacgAAACAAACTAATGCTGTGTCCAACTCGATCTGTCATGAGTGCTTTGGAAGATTCTTCGCCCGATGCTGATCT CAACCGTAAGAAAGCTTTCGATACCATATCAGTGAGAAGCACAATTAAGCGGAGAATATGCAAAGATCCTCAGAAAGAGCTGCAGAGTATTATCAGTCGACTAGAAGAAGAAAACAGACAATTGCAGTCAGAACTACAAGAAATAAGTGGCGCTAAAGTCGAGAGGTTACAACATCATAGGGTTGCCATCCAATCTCAGTTAGAGCGTCTTAAAGTCTTAAAG AATCATCTTTTTGAACAAACTCCACCCCATGCTAATTTAGTACAAAGTACTCCTATGGTACATCCAACTTCATCACGAGTCACGCCTCTTCCTTTGGCCTTTGCACTGAGTCCTATTATTCATCAAGGAAGTGTAGGACAACACGATGATGAAATGTTATATAACAATAAAGAATCATCGAGCCGACATACTACTGGTAGAACATCCACTGATTCGGCGTTTAATGATTTGTCGGAACGTTCACGAATTGAGTTAAGCACTTGGATTGGAG GAGGTAAAAGTGATTTTACTCCACGTGATAGTGGCTTTTCTCAGTGGCTGGGACCGAAAGATGAAAGCAGCAATAAAGGATACAAACTTACGGAAAAAGCGATTGCCGATAGCAGTTTTATGTTGTCCGGTAATTCGAATTATTTTCCAGCAGTCAATATGCCCCGCGATAACACACTTTACTCCCTTCAGCGACCCGACAAACACTCCCAACACAGCAGCCTTCAAAATATTCAAGGAGATCTCAGTGACATTTTGGACAGATTGCAAAATATGGTAGCGAACGATTGTTTGCTCGATG aGACTTTCAGTGCCGACAATAACTGCGAATTGAAACGTGCTGCAACTGAAATGGAAGATTTATTAACAGGATTAATTGAAGGTATGGAATCTCGTAAAACTAAACTCACAACGATCGTGTAA